Part of the Woronichinia naegeliana WA131 genome, TCACAGAAAAAAAAGGAGCCCCAGCCAAATCATTTAGAATGGCATTAGGAGCATTAATTATCAAAGAAATTTCAGGAAAAAGTGACAGAGAAACAGTAGAACAAATAAAAGAGAACCCTTATTTACAGTACTTTATAGGAATGGAAAGCTATAGTAGCAAAGAAGCATTTAATGCGTCAATGATGGTTCATTTTCGTAAAAAAATAGGAATGGAATTAATAAATAAAATTAATAAAGAAATAGAAAAAAAAGCGACGGGTGTAGCGTCAGAAAAAAAAGAAAATGAAGGAAAGTTATTGTTAGATGCGACTTGTACACCAGCAGATATAAAATATCCAACGGATATAGGAATATTGAATGATGCCAGAGAAAAAACAGAAAAAATAATAGATAAGCTGTATGAAGAAATAAAAGAGAAAAGGAAAGAAAAGCCGAGGACTTATAGGGAAGTGGCAAGAAAAGAGTACTTAGCCATAGCAAAAAAACGTCGTGTGTCAAAAAAAGAAAGAAGAAAAGGAACAAAAAAACAACTAGGATATATAAAAAGAAACTTGTCTCATATAGAAAAAATGATAGAAGAGGGAGCAAAGTTAGAAAAACTAACGAAAAAAGAGCAAGAAGAGCTTGTAACGATAGGAAAAGTGTATGAGCAACAGTTAGAAATGTATGAAAAAAAGACAAATAAAGTAGAAAACAGAATTGTGAGTGTAAGCCAACCTCACGTGCGTCCAATAGTGCGTGGAAAAGCGGGAAAAGCAGTAGAGTTTGGAGCTAAAATATCGGCAAGTAATGTGAATGGCTTTGTCTTCTTAGACAAATTAAGTTGGGATAATTACAACGAATCGGGAGATTTACAAGCGCGAATAGAAGAATATAAAAGGGAAACAGGATGTTATCCGGAATCGGTTCATGTGGATAAAATCTATCGAACAAAAGCGAATCGAGCTTATTGTAAAGAAAGGGATATAAGAATGAGTGGTCCCCGATTGGGAAGACCGCCGAAAGAGGTGAGCAAAGAAAAAAAGAAAGAGGCACGCTCAGATGAAAGAGTGCGTAATGCCATTGAGGGTAAATTCGGACAGGGAAAGAGGAAATTTAGTCTTGGTCGAGTGATGGCCAAACTACCTGAGACCTCGGAAACGGTAATTGCGATGAACTTTTTGGTAATGAATCTTTCTACTCTACTTCAGAAGACAAAAAGTAAAAAGTTGTAGAGTCGTTTTTCTTGTGAAAAATGGTGTTAATTTTCCTCTCTTTTGTGAGGAGTGATTTGTGTTGACCTTTTTAGACAGAAAGGAACAATATATTAAACAAAATCTGTATTTTGATTTGTTTCCATAAGGATAAGTTATCTATGCTTTTTCAGTCCATACTTCCCTAACCCACATTTCTTTCGTTTTTTGACTTTTTCAGCAAGCCCTAATTAATGCTCCTAATGCCATTCTAAATGATTTGGCTGGGGCTCCTTTTTTTTCTGTGAAGTTTTTTGCATATTCTTCCTCATATTCTTCCCAAAGAATCATTTTTGACATTTCTATCCAACGATTTTCTTCGTCTAACTGCCCGCCGAACAGATTTTTCAAGTTTTCTGGTGTTTCAATTGAGTACTGTTGCTTTCGGTACATCTGCTTTCTCTCTTCTTAATGCAATGGTTTTGAGGCATTCTACCCTATTTTCGTGCATTCTAGCGGTTCTTAATTCGCCTACTATTTTTCTCCGTAAAGGTTTCAGCTTTTTTCAGCAAGCCCTACTTAATACCCAAGGTTGAGGGATATCCAGCCAACTGACTACAATACGGGCAATGTGATGGTAATCCAGCTCAAATCCTGAGAAAAAGCGTTGTAAGCGTTTTTAATGAGAATCCACCAATGCCCGACCTTCAAAACCCAGGGCCAATTCTTTAAGGTTAACCGTTTTCACTTTGAGGAGGGCGAGTAAGAACAAGGCTAGGAAGGAGAGTCTGGCACCATGCCATCCCAAATCCCAAATGGGGTTTTAGGGCTTGTTTCAATGCGTTATATTGGTTCATGGGTTTTCTTACATTACGTTCATCTTCCATGAAACCCCTTTCTCGTATACTTTTCAAGCCTTTTGTCCTGTACTTAGATAAAAATAATGTCTCTTGTAATCCTGATAATTTCTTTTCCCAATTCAATATTGTTGTTTTCGCGTAGCCAAATACTCGGGCTGCTGCATTTAATCCTATTCCTTCCATTCTGGCTTTTAATACTTTTACAATTTCACTTAATGGGGTTTCTAAGCCAGCGATTACGCTACCATAAGTCTCAGCAAAACAAGAACTACATTCTTGACAAATGAACATTTTACGTTCCCCGTTACCTTTCGTTTGATAATAAGAATGTATTTTTACGTTTTCACTATAGCAATGAGGACAGTTTTTCTTGAATAAGGCATCCTCTTTCTCTTGGCACAAGCCAACATCATTCAGGATTTCCATAGAGCTTTTCTTTAATATTGACATTATTTTCTGTTTCCTTCTTCTTTGATATAATGACAATAATAATAGTATAATAAAAACGGGCCGATGTCTAGTCTTAAACTATTTTTCTATTTTCTCAAAGCCTTACACCATAACTTTTTCCAACTTTGATCAGACGATACCAGTTACCCACCTTACAGTCCAGACTATAATTTAATGGAATTAGTCTGGCATTCAGCAAAAGAGTATATTGCGAATAAATTGTTCAAGTCACTTGAGGAATTAGAATCTCTCATCAAAAAACTTCTTAATGAAGGCGGATTGACAATCCGTTGGGGGCGCAAAATCAAAAACAAGGGATCAAGTACTATTGTAGGTTAAACTGATGACAGCTTACCTTTCAAAAAATAAGATGCGTTCGCCCTGGCTCTCAGACTAAGGTCTGAGCAATTATGCGCAAGCTGTTTTCCAGAAAGAAGTTAAGAATGTAAAATCTTCGAGAGAAATTGCTGGGCCCTAGAAGAGTCAGGATGATTAAAGAAATCACTTTGTTTTCTATCTTCCACAATCTGACCTTGATCCATGAAAATAACGCGATGAGCAACCTGTCTTGCAAATCCCATTTCATGGGTGACAACCATCATGGTCATGCCTTCTTGGGCTAGTTCTACCATGACATCTAGCACTTCGCTGACCATTTCCGGATCTAAGGCTGATGTCGGTTCATCAAAAAGCATGACAATCGGATTCATGGCCAAGGCCCGCACGATCGCCACCCGTTGTTGTTGACCGCCGGATAATTGTCCTGGATGTTTCAGGGCTTGATCTTCTAGACCAACTCTTGCTAATAGTTGTTTCGCCTGGGCGATCGCCTCCTGTTTTGGACGTTTTAGAATTTTAATCGGGCCAATGGTCAAATTGTCCAGAACAGAAAGATGGGGAAAAAGTTCAAAATGCTGGAAAACCATACCCACCCGCGATCGCAACTTGGGGAGATTAGTTTTGATTTTACCGACGGAAGTGCCATCTACTAGAATAGTACCCTCTTGAAAAGGTTCAAGGGCATTAATACATTTGATGAGAGTGGATTTTCCCGAACCAGAAGGGCCACAGATGACGACCACTTCTCCTTCCTTCACCTGGGTCGTGCAGTCCTTCAGCACTTGAAAATTTCCATACCATTTAGAAACATGATTAATATCGATCATGGATTGTCTTGGGTGATAATGCTTTACATCGGCAAACAATAACCATTATGGTTTCTAATTCCCCTCGCGCCCAACCGCCCCTCGAATTTATTCCTCCAGCCCTGAATCCCTGGGTTTTAGCCACTTGTCAACGGATTTTACCCCTCTGGCTCCATTGGCAAACGCCTATTGAAAAAGTCACTGGCAAAAATTTGGACATTCTAGTGCGTACTTATGAGCAATTTCAAGCTGGCCAAGTGCGCTTTCTCCTTGCCTTTCGTCATCCCAGTGTCAACGATCCCTACTGCATGGGCTATTTGTTTTGGCAATTGCTACCCCAAGCAGCCAAAGCTCAAAAGGTGGGACTTGATGCTCCTCTCCATTCCCATTTTATGTATGACCGAGGGATTCCTCTCTGGGCGGGAAAAAATATTGCCTGGCTCTATTCCCGCTTAGGCGGAACGTCTATTCAACGGGGTAAATTAGACTTGCCTGGACTGCGATCGGCGCGGGATTTATTGGCAAATAGTCCCTATCCCTTAGCGGCGGCTCCTGAAGGGGCGACCAATGGCCATAATGAGGTGATTAGCCCCCTGGAACCAGGCATTGCTCAATTAGGTTTTTGGTGTGTGGAAGATTTACAAAAAGCGAATCGTTCGGAAGCAGTTTTGCTCTTGCCCGTTGGGATTCAATATTCTTATCTGGAGCCGCCCTGGATTGAAATTGAAACCTTACTCAGCCAATTGGAAGAAGATTGTGGGATAACATCACCGACTGATCATAGCTTAGAAGAACCTAAACTTTATCAACGGCTTTATCATTTGGGAGAAGTGATGTTAGATTTGATGGAAAACTTTTATCGAGATTTCTATCATCAAGATCTGCCAAAAGTTGCTCAATTACAAACACTACTCATCCAAAATTTAGAAACTGTCCAGGCTGAACCTAACCGCCTTTTTGCCCTACGATTACAAAATTTGCTGAATGTTGCTTTGGGAGTAGCGGAACAATATTTTAATATTCATGCTAAAGGGGAACTATCGGAACGCTGTCGTCGTTTAGAACAGGCTGGTTGGGACTATATTTACCGTGAGGATTTAAAGCCTAACAATCCCATCTGTACGGTACAACGAGGTTTAGCCGATCGCCTGGCAGAAGAGGCAGAGTTACGAATGTGGCACATGAGAATTGTGGAAACCTTTGTGGCGGTGACGGGCAATTACGTGCAGGAGAAACCGACCGTAGAACGTTTTGCGGATACCTTGCTGCTGCTTTGGGATGTGATCACTCGTATTAAGGGCGAAAGTGCTTTTTTCCGTCCGAGCCTGGGCAAACAACGCGCTCAAATTACCATTGGGGAACCAATTTCCGTCACTCAGCGTGCCCCGGACTATAAAGCTAATCGTCGGCAAGCAGTAGCTAGGTTAACCCAGGATTTACAGGATTCTCTAGAAAGTTTGATTATTCATTGATTTGCAGTAGGCTTTTAAGTAGGTGAAACTTAAGAATTGTCAAATTCTTTTATCGGCCTCTCCTTCTCTAATTTTAAGTGACTGGTTTCAATTAAATTGAACATAGATTTTGTGCCTGATCTCCTCTACCCATCTTGATAAGGCTACTGTGTACACACATCTAACCGTTAACCTCGTTTTGCCCCCCCGGCCCCCCAACCTTGGGGGGAGATCTGTATCTTTCTCGGTTCAAAGTCCCTCAGCATTGGGGGATTTAGGGGGCTAGATAAGGTTAAACAGAAAACCAAAGACTTGTGTGTACACAGTAGCTTGATAAGAGGGGTGTCCTACGGAAGGAGGGATCTTATAAATTTTAAGACCTACCTACTTAACTAATGGAAATTTTGTCTTGGGAATCATTAAAAACGGCTGAAAAGTGCGCTATTCAAAAAGCGTTTCGGGAAGATTGTCATTCTTTGGATTGGGTTGCACCTCTCAATGTCGAAGAACTATCGGATTTTGTCTGTCAAGTTGCGGCTCAAAAGCAATCTATTTTGCCGATGGGTTCAGGCAGTAAGCTCGGTTGGGGTAACTTGGTTAATCCGGTTAATTACGTTCTCAGTACACGAAAATTAAATCGTTTGGTTGATCATGCGATCGCCGATTTAACCATTACGGCCGAAGCGGGCATGAAATTGGCAGATCTTCAGGCCTTATTAAAACCCCATCGTCAATTTTTACCCATTGATCCCGCCTATTCTGAACAGGCCACCTTAGGGGGCATTATGGCCACTGGTGATACGGGCAGTTGGCGACAACGTTACGGAGGAATTCGGGATTTAGTATTAGGTTTTTCCTTTGTGCGGTGGGATGGAAAAATTGCGAAGGCTGGCAGTCGTGTTGTCAAAAATGTGGCCGGTTACGATCTGATGAAATTATTTACGGGTTCCTACGGTACTTTAGGCATTATTTCTCAGATTACGTTTCGCCTTTATCCCTTACCGGAAACCTCCCAAACCCTTTGGTTATCAGGTCAGGCAGCATCAGTGGCTACATTAGCTCAACAATTTTTAAAATCTGGATTAGCACCAACGGCAGCGGATATTTTATCTTCTGATTTAGCTCAATCACTGCATTTAGGTTCAGAAATCGGGCTATTAGTGCGTTTTCAAAATATTCCCGAAAGTGTTCAAGAACAGGTCAAGCAATTACAAGTCATGGCGGCGGCGATCGCTTTAAATCAACGCAGTTTCATTGAGGAAGAAGAAAGGCAATTATGGCAAAACTTATCCTCCACAATGACTGTCCCTAAATCTGAAGCCGAAATCATCTGTAAAATCGGTGTTATGCCGGAGCAAGCGGTTCATTTTCTTCAGCAATATTCAGGTCTAGGACAAATTCATTTAGCGACTGGATTGGGTCGCTTATCGCTGCCTGAATTGGATTGGCTGCAACTTTCTCCACAACGACTTTTCTGTGAAAAATATCGCGGTTTTCTGACGGTTTTAGCCTCATCAGCTAGTTTGAAGGAGAAATTTGAACCCTGGGGTTACAGTGGCAATAGTCTAAACATTATGCGCCAACTTAAATACAAATTTGATCCGCACCATTGTTTTAGTCCAGGACGCTTTTGGAGTGATCATCCTTTAGATTGATTT contains:
- a CDS encoding amino acid ABC transporter ATP-binding protein, translating into MIDINHVSKWYGNFQVLKDCTTQVKEGEVVVICGPSGSGKSTLIKCINALEPFQEGTILVDGTSVGKIKTNLPKLRSRVGMVFQHFELFPHLSVLDNLTIGPIKILKRPKQEAIAQAKQLLARVGLEDQALKHPGQLSGGQQQRVAIVRALAMNPIVMLFDEPTSALDPEMVSEVLDVMVELAQEGMTMMVVTHEMGFARQVAHRVIFMDQGQIVEDRKQSDFFNHPDSSRAQQFLSKILHS
- a CDS encoding 1-acyl-sn-glycerol-3-phosphate acyltransferase; the encoded protein is MVSNSPRAQPPLEFIPPALNPWVLATCQRILPLWLHWQTPIEKVTGKNLDILVRTYEQFQAGQVRFLLAFRHPSVNDPYCMGYLFWQLLPQAAKAQKVGLDAPLHSHFMYDRGIPLWAGKNIAWLYSRLGGTSIQRGKLDLPGLRSARDLLANSPYPLAAAPEGATNGHNEVISPLEPGIAQLGFWCVEDLQKANRSEAVLLLPVGIQYSYLEPPWIEIETLLSQLEEDCGITSPTDHSLEEPKLYQRLYHLGEVMLDLMENFYRDFYHQDLPKVAQLQTLLIQNLETVQAEPNRLFALRLQNLLNVALGVAEQYFNIHAKGELSERCRRLEQAGWDYIYREDLKPNNPICTVQRGLADRLAEEAELRMWHMRIVETFVAVTGNYVQEKPTVERFADTLLLLWDVITRIKGESAFFRPSLGKQRAQITIGEPISVTQRAPDYKANRRQAVARLTQDLQDSLESLIIH
- a CDS encoding FAD-binding oxidoreductase; amino-acid sequence: MEILSWESLKTAEKCAIQKAFREDCHSLDWVAPLNVEELSDFVCQVAAQKQSILPMGSGSKLGWGNLVNPVNYVLSTRKLNRLVDHAIADLTITAEAGMKLADLQALLKPHRQFLPIDPAYSEQATLGGIMATGDTGSWRQRYGGIRDLVLGFSFVRWDGKIAKAGSRVVKNVAGYDLMKLFTGSYGTLGIISQITFRLYPLPETSQTLWLSGQAASVATLAQQFLKSGLAPTAADILSSDLAQSLHLGSEIGLLVRFQNIPESVQEQVKQLQVMAAAIALNQRSFIEEEERQLWQNLSSTMTVPKSEAEIICKIGVMPEQAVHFLQQYSGLGQIHLATGLGRLSLPELDWLQLSPQRLFCEKYRGFLTVLASSASLKEKFEPWGYSGNSLNIMRQLKYKFDPHHCFSPGRFWSDHPLD